In the genome of Diaphorobacter sp. HDW4A, the window GAGATGCCTTGTTCGGTGCCCAGCTTCTTGATTTCGCCCAGTTCGGCCAAAGCCGCGTCACTCCAGCGCTGCTCGACCTGCTTGACCTCGTCACGGTTCAGCGGCGCGCTGCCCTCGAAGTAGCTGCGGGGATAGCGCGGCACCACCTTCAGGGCCACGATGGATGCGCCACACAGCGCCGCAAGGCCGAGGCCGGATTCGACAGCCTTGTCGGACAGAGGAGAGCCGTCAGTGGCTATCAGGATGCGCTTGTACATAGAGAACCTCCTTGAGAGTATCCGCGGCCAAAAAGTCGCAGGATCATTGATAAATCAGTGAGCACTGTTGCTTGCAACGGCTTGTTAACTGAAGCATAGGTGCGAGCAGGGCCTGGACTCTTGATTCAAGTCAAATTGCATTGGGGGCTTGAGATTTATCTTTCGTCCTATGTCAATCAGCAACTCCAATAAGCAGGCGATAGTGCAAGATTTTTCGTCTTTGCAGGCCCCAGTGTCCGGGGCTGCTGAAACGGATGCACATGTCACGCTGCTGGATGACCCCGAGGAGTGGGGCTCCTTCGGACGGGAGCTGCCGACGACGGGCCTCTGGGAGTCGTTTGTCGTGCTCGATGGCATGCATTGCGCGGCCTGCGCACTCTCGATCGAGGATGCGCTCAAGCAGGTTCCTGGGGTGCTGGAGGTTGATGTGAGCGCAGCCACCCACCGTGCGCGCGTGGTGTGGAATCCTGCCCAGGTCTTGCCGTCGCAATGGATGGCCGCCGTGCGCAAGGCCGGTTACCGCAGTCTGCCCGCGATGGACGCGCTGATGCGCGAGCAGCGCCTGCGCGAAAGCCGCCGCGCGCTCTGGCGCTGGCTGGTGGCGGGTTTTTGCATGATGCAGGTGATGATGTACGCGTGGCCTGCATATCAGGCGACGCCGGGGGATCTCTCGCAGGAGATGGAGACGCTGCTGCGCTGGGCCTCATGGGTGATCAGCGTGCCCGTCATGTTCTTTGCGTGCGGCCCGTTCTTCTCGAGCGCGCTGCGAGACATTCGCGAGCGCCGCGTGAGCATGGATCTGCCGGTGGCGCTCGGCATGTTGATCACCTTTGTGGTGAGCACGCTCGGCACGTTCGATCCCAATGGGCCTTTCGGTGCCGAGGTCTATTTCGACTCGCTCACCATGTTCGTGTTTTTCCTGCTGTCGGGCAGGTTGCTGGAGCTGCGCCTGCGTGATCGCACGGCGGGCGCGCTGGAGGCCGTGGCCAACCGCTTGCCGGACAGTGTTGAGCGCAAAGATGCCATCACCGGCGAATTCGTGCGGGTGACTACGCGGCGGCTAAAGTTGGGCGACACCGTGCGCGTGCTGCCGGGCGAGGCCTTCCCCGCCGATGGGCGCATCATTGTGGGCGAGACGCAGGCCGATGAGGCGCTCTTGACCGGCGAGTCTCGCCCCGTGAGCAAGCCGCTTGGCGCCGGTGTTTGCGCCGGCAGCTACAACTTGCGCGCGGCGGTCGAAATGCGGGTGGAGCAGATGGGCGATGGCACGCGCTTTGCGCAAGTCGTTGCGCTGATGGAGAACGCATCGCTGCAGAAGCCGCGCCTCGCGCAATTGGCCGACAAGGTGGCGCGTCCGTTTCTGATCGGCGTGATGCTGGCGGCGCTCGCTGCCGCCATCTGGTGGTGGCCGACCAGCCCGAGCCATGCGGCGATGGTGGCGGTAGCGGTGCTGATC includes:
- a CDS encoding universal stress protein, coding for MYKRILIATDGSPLSDKAVESGLGLAALCGASIVALKVVPRYPRSYFEGSAPLNRDEVKQVEQRWSDAALAELGEIKKLGTEQGISVKSVVAKSELIAESIISAATKNNCDLIVMASHGRKGIKRVLLGSETQHVLTHSHIPVLVLR
- a CDS encoding cation-translocating P-type ATPase; amino-acid sequence: MSISNSNKQAIVQDFSSLQAPVSGAAETDAHVTLLDDPEEWGSFGRELPTTGLWESFVVLDGMHCAACALSIEDALKQVPGVLEVDVSAATHRARVVWNPAQVLPSQWMAAVRKAGYRSLPAMDALMREQRLRESRRALWRWLVAGFCMMQVMMYAWPAYQATPGDLSQEMETLLRWASWVISVPVMFFACGPFFSSALRDIRERRVSMDLPVALGMLITFVVSTLGTFDPNGPFGAEVYFDSLTMFVFFLLSGRLLELRLRDRTAGALEAVANRLPDSVERKDAITGEFVRVTTRRLKLGDTVRVLPGEAFPADGRIIVGETQADEALLTGESRPVSKPLGAGVCAGSYNLRAAVEMRVEQMGDGTRFAQVVALMENASLQKPRLAQLADKVARPFLIGVMLAALAAAIWWWPTSPSHAAMVAVAVLIVTCPCALSLATPVSMLTAAGTLARNGVLVRNLQGLESLALVDTVVFDKTGTLTRDGLSVLSTQEFANAGVPWPLALAVALARQSLHPVSRAVVGFGSERAASTEVDKWVLESVQEVSGAGVMAVARHPAFPDQTLNVKLGSARFSDAAPREDGMQEVVLSLEVQGVRSVALRFELCEDLRSESTAVIAALQRERIHVELLSGDNAAVVQRVAGQVGIADAHGDCTPQDKLARLRELQAEGKHVAMVGDGLNDGPVLAGAHVSFAFGRSVPLAQSRADFVVMGDQLELVWQSLLLARRTMRVVRQNLLWSAIYNAICVPLAIAGYMPAWLAGLGMAASSLLVVLNAARLARAPGLVAVRETTSASSFNRPAARVAALATESI